From a region of the Odontesthes bonariensis isolate fOdoBon6 chromosome 4, fOdoBon6.hap1, whole genome shotgun sequence genome:
- the lcorl gene encoding uncharacterized protein lcorl isoform X1, protein MAAVQCTKCTAERKGFRRELDSWRHRLVHCVGFECILEGIYGPMLLKDLNLFVDCEPEEVGDWSPEASRSQCSFCNLPLDKLSDPIPAATSPPSSPSDYSPCQALTICESSQSAHRFLQAVFHKKDVPTDCDSNIPLVAQELMKKMIHQFAVEYASKCLLRNGTNGVTGTSSPLSETPDAPLDLTVSRTLEEKEIEPEADGALDLSYRNLASSAASSSNHKASGCRLSSVTEEMGDLGLRGTTFRQSSALEAVLRSLCPAHQSLLYQILKLAHQEKLLPFLHRRQVGQTESHCCHCGVSPQDNITPHSVSCSECKAHNPSLCCPSTDWDPQTHCSPAYHSGASKSSCSIHHHSFRGCNSEGQRGSNYSCVQRCRTESYNVLCSKRLHCLACRSQAVGHINNMVNSFVSAPLLSQFSSCSPSSRLCASVGCKQNDGHSCSCYPNHICPRPVKNTVEGCIGEGDRHCPVLSREQSPSPPPLSPIPSDFDKKMDEKPPYLLHHRQVEEADLAGKSSPVCVSQAQQNPGGSSLQEVVNRFSQKLEIITSLDKDPAPLSTGNYVSEKEQPQFPSTSQSLQRHADAHLTEIITTVLHTGSASDYSLSELFDKHDNREPKSPNTRSRRRKEVLVAIATRADDASTRRHTLQIKRDLAMFDQSYNRRKRSTAKKARLKDVSVVSVTSSGTSSDPDLNKAVSKRETEVGVEPVENHREGTPTKLTAERDGEKGKEEIQAVIVTEELRLVKGEEREREISCGKKELVLSSTLIHQAEQESRDGTQGSRHVQTPVETVTATMTQYGSLCGEDCKGISVACDKSLEEAPSVQSFSKDNTPGKDSDSAVREGQKCQSDRSGGVRRSTRSKVPPQWISSYVTDPGMFSAASFPESILNDTTKNSKALTSSMSHSLTKNSDADDAQPKPDAQPKPDAQPKPDVQPKPDVQPKPDAQPKPDARPSSQEHKGKLAFESTQKEQCETSDAEIQEQCRGLPQAVPIKEEVFKKPSPEKRIEGSSCTPSRRLRSFSKTLQVSNIPKNPSNIDFSLKPTCVENPSTYQIQYTSPIKLMFVSQVKIKEGVKYSLKSAGSSTHAEEPFDPCEESSWAGTPQKHKSQSNECAASQVRSVLSPPKSASSRTRSTSSPAKSASLPAKLASSPRSASSSPKNALRKSGDSTPPKYLSATETRRSPSDLPSLNETTPPKRRPGRPKKLGPHLEQKAKRPIGRPRKQRAVDSVLEAKSSDGKYLLASDVEDNVNKNLKITVLYGRSRRNKRMVSEGFDQLQTDFSDALQTVGLKSDLSILLHRSKKSLASIKTAPEEVSFGIPAMEPAPQSTSNVKCQKRDESTPSRKPGRPAKVKISGISVTVTTVSPRQRKIQINQDTGQSPEIQLHKKALLSEVKSAKEPWTISRQLTGKRTRKQGRVETKNECKEQLPNQSAPVRHSMRVKKPSIHFLHAVATSGFRSYSRSNALLRRSKQLLLTKESNERRQGEQRCGVDASGEKRRLCGQVRASISQDLSKVAEASADSVFSPSKTLRGWAASAEEDTLNQELARRIRVISDTWVADAAENQGKEITFNTKLDNKGNSSLTAKSKHSSVVRMLFDCSPNRPRSCSMQQICSWFMQTTETQSLAIVKKASSRNPYELVHFPRSTNKKSVCHSPQAERLRKHVKKFAATVPKSPLQHQQAQQQLRRRNKIRRQLFVPSYAGGKHSLGVLWQRCSSSGKYQAALVRARSRFLTCKERKRWQKKQWNKKKRNAATDCLKGLAATGLQLSRKVLHRSAKDRFSAGLEISSATCSADQTQELVDIHKEQKLCSKAWSPETLKECRVFLRKINSPDSESTEEEWDSCTVTLDDGSPSAYVFAGNERELVGVVKAVKSERKRSASKGTASRQQTASAVKSVQKQDAVAEGRQRGKYKGPVVVSTDLPQPPPAKMLRQSRMRGLTGPRWCDFVLGN, encoded by the exons ATGTGCCCACAGACTGTGATTCGAACATACCTCTGGTTGCCCAGGAGCTGATGAAGAAGATGATACATCAGTTTGCAGTGGAGTATGCTTCCAAGTGCCTGCTCCGCAACGGTACAAATGGTGTTACAGGGACCTCATCACCTTTGTCAGAAACCCCGGATGCCCCTCTGGACCTCACAGTGAGCCGAACACTGGAGGAGAAAGAGATTGAGCCTGAAGCAG ATGGCGCACTCGACCTCTCCTACCGCAATTTGGCCAGCTCAGCAGCTTCGTCATCTAATCACAAAGCCTCAGG TTGCCGGCTGTCGTCTGTCACAGAAGAAATGGGAGATCTGGGACTGCGAGGGACTACGTTTCGTCAGAGTTCTGCGCTGGAAGCTGTTCTACGTTCTCTCTGCCCAGCTCACCAATCTTTACTCTATCAAATCCTGAAGCTAGCGCACCAGGAAAAATTGCTGCCGTTCCTTCATCGCAGACAAGTCGGTCAGACTGAATCCCACTGCTGTCACTGTGGCGTAAGCCCACAGGATAACATTACACCTCATTCAGTCAGTTGTAGTGAATGTAAAGCCCACAATCCCAGCCTGTGCTGCCCTTCAACTGACTGGGATCCTCAAACTCACTGCAGCCCCGCGTACCATTCAGGAGCCTCAAAGTCCAGCTGCAGCATCCATCATCACTCTTTCAGGGGCTGTAACAGTGAAGGCCAGCGGGGCTCAAACTACAGCTGTGTGCAGAGGTGCAGGACGGAGAGCTATAACGTTCTGTGCTCCAAGAGGCTGCACTGCCTTGCCTGCCGAAGCCAAGCAGTGGGCCACATAAACAACATGGTGAATTCATTTGTATCTGCTCCTCTGTTATCCCAGTTCTCGTCGTGTTCTCCCTCATCTAGGTTATGCGCATCAGTAGGTTGTAAACAAAACGACGGGCACTCTTGTTCGTGTTATCCAAACCACATCTGTCCGCGACCCGTCAAGAATACAGTGGAAGGATGCATTGGAGAAGGGGATCGTCATTGTCCTGTCCTGAGCAGGGAGCAGAGCCCTTCTCCTCCCCCTCTTTCCCCAATCCCCTCAGACTTCGATAAGAAAATGGACGAAAAGCCACCGTACCTCCTTCACCACAGACAAGTGGAGGAAGCTGACCTAGCGGGTAAAAGCAGTCCTGTATGTGTCAGTCAGGCTCAGCAGAACCCAGGCGGGTCTTCGCTGCAAGAGGTTGTGAATCGCTTCAGTCAGAAACTGGAGATCATCACCTCTCTAGACAAAGACCCTGCTCCTCTTTCCACAGGCAACTATGTTTCTGAGAAGGAGCAGCCACAGTTTCCCTCTACCAGTCAGAGCCTGCAGCGTCACGCCGACGCTCATCTGACTGAAATCATCACCACGGTGCTTCACACCGGCAGTGCTAGCGACTACAGTCTCAGCGAGCTGTTCGACAAACATGACAACAGGGAGCCCAAGTCACCTAATACTCGTTCCCGTCGACGCAAGGAGGTCttggttgctatagcaacccgTGCTGATGATGCTTCTACCAGAAGGCATACTTTACAAATTAAACGGGATCTCGCCATGTTTGATCAGTCTTACAATAGGAGAAAGAGATCCACAGCAAAGAAGGCGAGACTCAAAGATGTGTCTGTTGTTTCTGTAACTTCATCAGGTACTTCATCAGACCCTGATCTAAATAAAGCGGTGTCTAAAAGAGAAACTGAAGTTGGTGTAGAACCTGTGGAGAACCACAGGGAGGGAACACCGACCAAGCTCACCGCAGAAAGAGACGGGGAGAAAGGTAAAGAAGAGATACAGGCAGTTATAGTAACAGAAGAACTCAGGCTTGTTaaaggagaggagagagaaagagagatatCTTGTGGGAAAAAAGAGCTTGTTTTATCAAGTACTCTGATACACCAGGCCGAGCAAGAGAGCAGAGATGGAACACAAGGCTCAAGACATGTACAAACACCTGTGGAAACAGTGACTGCAACCATGACTCAGTATGGTAGTCTCTGTGGAGAAGATTGTAAAGGTATCAGTGTGGCATGTGATAAGAGCCTTGAAGAAGCTCCATCAGTTCAAAGCTTCAGTAAAGACAACACACCTGGTAAAGATTCTGATAGTGCTGTTAGAGAGGGACAAAAGTGTCAGTCAGACCGCTCCGGAGGAGTAAGAAGATCCACAAGAAGTAAAGTCCCTCCACAGTGGATTTCCTCTTATGTCACAGACCCCGGAATGTTCTCAGCTGCAAGTTTCCCTGAAAGCATCTTGAACGACACGACAAAAAACTCCAAGGCTTTGACATCTAGCATGTCGCATTCTTTAACCAAAAATAGTGATGCTGACGATGCCCAGCCTAAACCTGATGCCCAGCCTAAACCTGATGCCCAGCCTAAACCTGATGTCCAGCCTAAACCTGATGTCCAGCCTAAACCTGATGCCCAGCCTAAACCTGACGCCCGCCCGTCCTCACAGGAGCACAAAGGAAAGCTTGCCTTTGAATCGACACAAAAAGAGCAGTGTGAAACATCTGACGCAGAGATACAAGAGCAGTGTCGGGGCCTGCCGCAAGCAGTGCCAATCAAAGAGGAGGTGTTTAAAAAACCCAGCCCAGAAAAAAGAATAGAAGGCAGCAGCTGCACTCCAAGTAGGAGACTACGATCATTTTCAAAAACACTACAGGTTTCTAACATACCCAAAAATCCATCAAATATCGATTTCTCTCTCAAGCCTACCTGCGTTGAGAACCCTTCCACTTACCAAATCCAGTACACTAGTCCAATTAAACTTATGTTTGTATCACAAGTAAAGATTAAGGAGGGAGTTAAATATAGTCTCAAATCAGCAGGTTCCAGTACACACGCAGAAGAACCCTTTGACCCCTGTGAAGAGTCCTCATGGGCAGGAACACCTCAGAAGCACAAAAGCCAGAGCAACGAGTGTGCAGCATCACAAGTAAGATCTGTTCTTTCGCCACCAAAATCTGCCTCCTCACGAACGAGATCTACATCCTCTCCGGCCAAGTCGGCATCTTTGCCTGCCAAATTGGCTTCCTCGCCCAGGTCGGCCTCCTCGTCACCTAAAAATGCCCTCCGAAAATCTGGCGATAGTACTCCACCCAAGTATTTGTCTGCGACTGAGACTCGGCGATCCCCGAGTGACTTGCCATCTCTCAATGAAACCACTCCTCCAAAACGACGTCCAGGCCGGCCAAAGAAGCTGGGACCACATTTGGAACAAAAAGCGAAGAGGCCCATTGGTCGACCGCGTAAGCAAAGGGCTGTGGATTCTGTGCTCGAGGCAAAATCGTCAGACGGAAAATATCTCCTTGCATCTGATGTTGAGGACAATGTGAACAAGAATCTCAAAATAACCGTTTTGTACGGTCGTTCGAGACGAAACAAGCGAATGGTGTCAGAGGGCTTTGACCAGCTGCAAACAGACTTCAGTGATGCGTTGCAAACAGTGGGTCTTAAAAGCGACTTGAGTATTTTATTGCACCGTTCTAAGAAGAGCTTAGCTAGCATCAAAACAGCCCCAGAGGAAGTAAGCTTCGGCATCCCTGCAATGGAGCCGGCTCCTCAGTCTACCAGTAACGTTAAATGTCAGAAGCGGGATGAGTCGACACCCTCCAGGAAACCAGGCAGACCTGCAAAAGTTAAAATCTCTGGAATCTCAGTGACGGTCACTACAGTGTCGCCTCGGCAACGCAAAATTCAGATCAATCAAGATACCGGGCAATCCCCTGAGATACAACTTCATAAGAAAGCACTCCTGTCAGAAGTGAAATCTGCCAAAGAGCCCTGGACAATCAGCCGTCAGTTAACAGGCAAAAGGACTCGAAAGCAGGGAAGGGTAGAAACAAAGAACGAATGTAAAGAGCAACTCCCAAATCAGTCTGCACCAGTGCGACACTCGATGAGGGTGAAAAAACCCTCCATCCATTTCCTGCACGCTGTTGCTACATCCGGTTTTCGATCATACAGCCGCAGTAACGCACTGCTGCGGCGCTCGAAACAGCTTCTGCTAACCAAGGAAAGCAATGAAAGGAGACAAGGGGAGCAACGGTGCGGTGTAGACGCTTCCGGggagaagagacggctctgcgGACAAGTGAGAGCGAGCATTTCTCAAGATCTGAGCAAAGTGGCTGAGGCGTCGGCAGACTCAGTCTTTAGCCCAAGTAAGACACTAAGGGGGTGGGCGGCATCAGCTGAGGAAGACACGTTGAACCAGGAGCTGGCGCGGCGAATACGCGTCATCTCTGACACATGGGTTGCAGACGCTGCCGAGAACCAAGGCAAAGAAATTACCTTTAATACCAAACTCGACAATAAAGGGAACAGCTCATTAACGGCAAAGTCTAAACATTCCTCTGTGGTCCGAATGCTCTTCGATTGTTCACCTAACAGACCGAGGTCCTGCAGCATGCAGCAGATCTGCTCCTGGTTCATGCAGACCACAGAGACTCAGTCTCTGGCTATCGTCAAGAAAGCAAGCTCCCGTAATCCTTACGAACTGGTGCACTTCCCTCGTTCTACCAACAAGAAAAGCGTTTGCCATAGTCCTCAGGCGGAGCGACTCCGCAAGCACGTCAAGAAGTTTGCCGCAACTGTGCCAAAAAGTCCGTTGCAACATCAGCAGGCTCAACAGCAACTGAGGAGGAGGAATAAGATTAGGCGACAGCTTTTTGTTCCTAGCTATGCGGGAGGCAAACACAGTCTCGGAGTCCTGTGGCAGAGGTGCAGCTCGTCTGGTAAATATCAGGCCGCTCTGGTTAGAGCGAGGTCAAGGTTCCTAACCTGTAAAGAAAGGAAGAGATGGCAAAAGAAGCAgtggaacaaaaagaaaagaaatgcagCAACAGATTGCTTAAAGGGACTTGCCGCAACTGGACTACAACTAAGTCGTAAAGTATTACACAGATCAGCGAAAGATCGGTTCTCTGCCGGTCTCGAGATCAGCTCTGCCACCTGTTCTGCCGACCAAACTCAGGAACTCGTGGACATACACAAAGAGCAGAAGCTCTGTTCCAAAGCCTGGAGTCCCGAGACCCTGAAGGAGTGCCGGGTGTTTCTGAGGAAGATCAACTCCCCAGACAGTGAGTCAACCGAAGAGGAGTGGGACTCCTGTACTGTGACACTGGATGATGGGTCACCTTCTGCATATGTCTTTGCAGGGAATGAGAGGGAACTGGTAGGAGTTGTTAAAGCtgtgaaaagtgaaagaaaaaggagcGCAAGTAAGGGGACCGCCTCAAGACAGCAGACGGCTTCTGCCGTTAAATCGGTGCAGAAGCAGGATGCAGTGGCAGAAGGGAGGCAGAGGGGCAAATACAAAGGGCCCGTGGTTGTGTCGACTGATCTGCCACAACCGCCACCAGCGAAGATGTTGAGACAATCGCGAATGAGAGGCCTGACTGGGCCGAGATGGTGCGACTTTGTGTTGG GAAACTAG